From one Candidatus Methylomirabilota bacterium genomic stretch:
- a CDS encoding DUF4070 domain-containing protein, translating to LGAVIWGLGFGRGTAWYFWRNVLAVLMTRPQNFEAAIHLMALFLHFRKHTQFVLDGLEGKYARLRAESEEMVDRAAYRQALR from the coding sequence CTCGGTGCCGTGATCTGGGGGCTCGGGTTCGGGCGAGGGACGGCATGGTACTTCTGGCGCAACGTGCTTGCGGTGCTCATGACGCGGCCACAAAACTTCGAGGCGGCCATCCACCTCATGGCGCTCTTTCTCCATTTCCGCAAGCACACGCAATTCGTCCTCGACGGGCTCGAGGGAAAGTACGCGCGGCTGAGGGCCGAGTCGGAGGAGATGGTCGATCGCGCGGCGTATCGTCAAGCGCTCCGGTGA